The following are encoded together in the Nocardia sp. XZ_19_385 genome:
- a CDS encoding ABATE domain-containing protein produces MHAGFPDFRLGSVLATSFTATLTERCGEAVERIPTPQRLVDWLAVNGLAVDSCTAAQLELARGLRESIHAAATAAAMQDALPASAVRVINDCSIQGRAAAVLTPENTRQWRLSSASCVEDALGVIAADAISIIAGERDGKLALCASPTCRAAFFDTSQSRTRKWCDMNTCGNRQKKARFAANQRKNASG; encoded by the coding sequence ATGCATGCTGGGTTCCCTGACTTTCGCCTCGGTAGCGTGCTGGCGACCAGCTTCACGGCGACTCTGACGGAGCGTTGTGGCGAGGCTGTGGAGCGCATTCCCACACCGCAGCGACTCGTCGACTGGCTGGCGGTGAACGGTCTCGCCGTGGACTCCTGTACCGCCGCTCAACTCGAACTCGCTCGGGGACTGAGGGAATCAATTCACGCCGCCGCTACAGCGGCCGCGATGCAAGACGCTCTCCCTGCGTCTGCTGTCCGAGTCATCAATGACTGCAGCATCCAGGGTCGGGCGGCGGCTGTCCTGACGCCCGAGAACACTCGGCAATGGCGACTGAGCTCGGCTTCCTGCGTAGAAGACGCCCTGGGCGTGATCGCCGCCGACGCGATCAGCATCATCGCGGGCGAACGGGACGGGAAATTGGCCTTGTGCGCCTCGCCGACGTGCCGAGCCGCCTTCTTCGACACCAGCCAAAGTCGCACCCGCAAATGGTGTGACATGAACACGTGCGGGAATCGGCAGAAGAAGGCGCGATTCGCTGCCAACCAGCGTAAAAACGCCAGCGGCTGA
- a CDS encoding epoxide hydrolase family protein codes for MPRPTSDVQAFDAHATDADLDDLRARLAAARLPEAETVYRPAPDPRRWDQGVPRTDLVDVVNYWRTEYNWRSFEERLNRIGQFRTTIDDLGIHFLHRRSERADATPLILTHGWPGSIAEFTDVVDELADPKDANAPAFHVVVPSLPGFGYSDKPASTGWGTEKIAAAWVELMGRLGYSKFAAHGGDWGGNITTVLGGRFPEHVLGIHTLFAEAPPGLTTDGLTATERQWTEETRHFWRHRAAYAKQQATRPQTIGYSLVDSPVGLLAWILDKFAEWTDTEDSPFETLSIDRVLDDVTLYWLTRTGASAARIYYESHNSLDPELRVDVPSAITMYPRDIEKCPRPWAQERYRQIVRWSEPDTGGHFPSLEVPEFFVKDLQEGLAAVAGV; via the coding sequence ATGCCCCGTCCGACCAGCGACGTTCAAGCATTCGACGCCCACGCGACCGACGCCGACCTCGACGATCTGCGCGCACGACTAGCCGCGGCACGCCTACCAGAAGCTGAGACGGTCTATCGCCCCGCGCCCGACCCGCGCCGATGGGATCAGGGCGTTCCGCGCACCGACCTCGTCGATGTCGTGAACTACTGGCGCACCGAATACAACTGGCGGTCCTTCGAAGAGCGCCTCAACCGCATCGGCCAGTTCCGCACGACCATCGATGATCTGGGCATCCACTTCCTGCACCGCCGATCCGAGCGCGCAGATGCCACTCCGCTGATCCTGACGCACGGCTGGCCAGGCAGCATTGCCGAGTTCACCGATGTAGTGGACGAGCTGGCAGATCCGAAAGATGCGAACGCGCCGGCGTTCCACGTCGTGGTCCCGTCGCTACCGGGCTTCGGTTACAGCGACAAACCGGCCTCCACCGGGTGGGGAACCGAGAAGATCGCGGCCGCATGGGTAGAACTGATGGGAAGGCTCGGCTACAGCAAGTTCGCAGCCCACGGCGGCGACTGGGGAGGCAATATCACCACAGTCCTCGGCGGCAGGTTCCCGGAGCACGTCCTCGGCATCCACACCCTGTTCGCGGAGGCGCCGCCCGGCCTGACAACGGACGGGCTGACGGCCACCGAACGCCAATGGACCGAGGAAACCCGCCATTTCTGGCGCCACCGCGCGGCATACGCGAAGCAGCAGGCGACCCGCCCTCAGACCATCGGCTACTCGCTCGTCGACTCACCGGTCGGCCTGCTCGCCTGGATCCTCGACAAGTTCGCCGAGTGGACCGACACCGAAGACAGCCCGTTCGAAACGCTGTCCATAGACCGCGTTCTCGACGACGTCACCCTGTACTGGCTGACCCGGACCGGCGCATCGGCGGCCCGCATCTACTACGAAAGCCACAACTCCCTCGACCCCGAACTTCGAGTCGACGTCCCATCCGCGATCACCATGTACCCCCGCGACATCGAGAAGTGTCCGCGCCCCTGGGCACAGGAGCGATACCGCCAGATCGTCCGATGGAGCGAGCCCGACACCGGTGGACATTTCCCGTCCCTGGAGGTTCCCGAATTTTTCGTCAAGGACCTGCAAGAAGGCCTCGCGGCGGTAGCCGGGGTTTGA
- a CDS encoding ABC transporter substrate-binding protein, which yields MRVSLNQTAGRVRAAIALFVLALVAVVAGCSSSSSEEAQAAGTREVQTDRGAVAVPAEPQRIAVVNGSLAGYLFDLGSKVNAADPRLLGVPLAPGEFPAAWAADAKAQGTVVLPSADNINLEFIAAQQPDLIIGGGQGFPGQQSIDAYDKLSAIAPTVLISSKLTNWQDQLKAVADVVGKSGKVDGLIKSYNAKVAEVKAAIKVPQGAVSVFQSRKDNKPSVIAPSTPLRHC from the coding sequence GTGAGAGTTAGCCTAAACCAAACGGCAGGTCGCGTGCGCGCCGCCATCGCCCTGTTCGTTCTCGCGCTGGTCGCGGTCGTCGCGGGATGCAGCAGTTCCAGCTCGGAAGAGGCCCAGGCCGCCGGCACTCGCGAGGTGCAAACCGACCGCGGCGCGGTCGCGGTGCCCGCCGAGCCGCAGCGCATCGCCGTCGTCAACGGCTCGCTCGCCGGCTACCTCTTCGACCTGGGTTCGAAGGTGAACGCCGCCGACCCGCGCCTGCTCGGCGTCCCCCTCGCGCCCGGCGAGTTCCCGGCGGCCTGGGCCGCGGACGCCAAAGCACAGGGCACCGTGGTGCTGCCCTCCGCCGACAACATCAATCTGGAATTCATCGCCGCCCAGCAACCGGATCTGATCATCGGCGGCGGCCAGGGCTTCCCGGGCCAGCAGTCCATCGACGCCTACGACAAGTTGTCCGCGATCGCACCGACCGTGCTGATCTCGTCCAAACTCACCAACTGGCAGGACCAGTTGAAAGCGGTCGCCGACGTGGTCGGAAAGTCCGGCAAGGTCGACGGCTTGATCAAGTCGTACAACGCCAAGGTCGCCGAGGTGAAGGCGGCCATCAAGGTGCCGCAGGGTGCGGTCTCGGTCTTCCAGTCGCGCAAGGACAACAAGCCCTCGGTCATCGCACCCAGCACCCCGCTGCGGCACTGCTGA
- a CDS encoding nitroreductase, with the protein MNIEAVRALEPTFCRAPSAHNTQPWTLTYRDDHVEIGWEPDRALPVSDSGARDLMMSLGAFVESCLIACADSGLAIAFESDPADRRIGRLVAAPVTYETPYSSDDLHRRTTHRGRYRPGPLSKTLRSRLTGIANAAHAELRFLPCDAASSLVRQADRHLFSTPPVVRELRDWLRLTPHHPRYRRDGLTAAALGLTRFESRGLRVALTGYPVLRPLGLPRLLAAQTRFDDDGELFVLIADPADPIEAGRVLLRIWLELSRHDHTTHPLSQIIDCPATRADLGDLLGIADPDSMLHIARAGRPATLPAPSFRRPAGGFPAN; encoded by the coding sequence ATGAACATCGAAGCCGTGCGCGCTCTCGAACCCACGTTCTGCCGCGCACCGAGCGCGCACAACACCCAGCCCTGGACTCTCACCTACCGCGACGACCACGTCGAGATCGGCTGGGAGCCGGATCGCGCATTACCTGTAAGTGACTCCGGCGCACGTGATCTCATGATGTCCCTCGGCGCGTTCGTGGAATCCTGCCTGATCGCCTGCGCGGACAGCGGCCTCGCGATCGCCTTCGAGTCCGATCCCGCGGATCGGCGGATCGGCCGCCTGGTCGCGGCCCCGGTGACCTACGAAACCCCCTACAGCAGCGACGATCTGCACCGCCGGACCACCCACCGCGGCAGATACCGCCCGGGCCCGCTGAGCAAAACCCTGCGTTCCCGGCTCACCGGAATCGCCAACGCGGCGCACGCCGAACTCCGCTTCCTACCCTGCGACGCCGCGAGTTCACTTGTGCGACAGGCGGACCGGCACCTGTTCAGCACTCCTCCAGTGGTTCGCGAACTGCGCGACTGGCTGCGTCTCACCCCGCATCATCCCCGCTACCGCCGGGACGGCCTGACCGCCGCGGCCCTGGGCCTGACCCGATTCGAATCCCGGGGCTTGCGTGTCGCACTCACCGGCTATCCGGTGTTGCGCCCGCTCGGCCTGCCACGGCTGCTGGCCGCGCAAACCCGATTCGACGACGACGGAGAGCTTTTCGTCCTCATAGCCGACCCTGCCGACCCGATCGAGGCAGGCCGGGTGCTGCTGCGGATCTGGCTGGAACTATCCCGCCACGACCACACCACCCACCCACTGAGCCAGATCATCGACTGCCCCGCCACCCGCGCCGACCTCGGCGACCTCCTCGGCATCGCCGACCCGGACAGCATGCTGCACATCGCCAGGGCCGGACGACCCGCCACGCTCCCCGCGCCGTCGTTCCGGCGTCCCGCCGGAGGTTTCCCAGCAAACTAA
- a CDS encoding bifunctional allantoicase/(S)-ureidoglycine aminohydrolase encodes MSEPTYYTPQGGLPSQTTLLTDRAIVKEAYTVIPRGVLRDIVTSNLPGWNNTRAWILAKPIAGFATTFAQYIVEVSPDGGSSEPEPERGVESVLFLLTGTLTVVIEGDKHLLTPGGYAYLPAGASWSVSNETTEVAAFQWVRKAYEPLAGYTPRAFAVQEQDVEPTPMPGTNGGWATTRFVDPNDLAHDMHVNIVTFEPGAVIPFAETHVMEHGIYVLEGKAVYRLNDDWVEVEAGDFMWLRAFCPQACYAGGPGKFRYLLYKDVNRQIKLT; translated from the coding sequence TTGAGCGAGCCGACGTACTACACACCCCAGGGCGGCTTGCCGTCACAGACCACGCTGCTGACCGACCGCGCCATCGTGAAGGAGGCGTACACGGTCATTCCCCGTGGCGTCCTGCGTGACATTGTGACCAGCAACCTGCCCGGGTGGAACAACACCCGGGCGTGGATCCTCGCCAAGCCCATTGCCGGGTTCGCCACCACGTTCGCGCAGTACATCGTCGAGGTATCACCAGACGGCGGCAGTTCGGAGCCCGAGCCCGAGCGTGGGGTCGAGTCGGTGTTGTTCCTGCTGACCGGCACCCTGACTGTCGTCATCGAGGGCGATAAGCACCTGCTCACTCCGGGCGGGTATGCCTATCTGCCCGCGGGCGCGAGTTGGTCGGTGTCCAACGAGACCACCGAGGTGGCGGCCTTCCAATGGGTCCGCAAGGCCTACGAGCCGCTGGCGGGCTACACGCCGCGGGCGTTCGCGGTGCAGGAGCAGGACGTCGAGCCGACGCCGATGCCCGGCACCAACGGTGGTTGGGCCACCACCCGGTTCGTCGACCCGAACGATCTCGCCCACGACATGCACGTCAATATCGTGACCTTCGAGCCCGGCGCGGTCATCCCGTTCGCCGAGACACACGTGATGGAGCACGGCATCTACGTCCTCGAAGGCAAGGCGGTGTACCGCCTCAACGACGACTGGGTCGAGGTCGAGGCGGGTGACTTCATGTGGCTGCGCGCCTTCTGCCCGCAAGCGTGCTACGCGGGCGGCCCCGGCAAGTTCCGCTACCTGCTGTACAAGGACGTGAATCGCCAGATCAAGCTGACCTGA
- a CDS encoding TetR/AcrR family transcriptional regulator codes for MRLTRAETRQRKRESLIDAAIAEIAAKGYAAARLDDIADRVDVTIGSIYSIFGSKQQLLVAVVDRLGTELISATADLEDPELSLDQVLRGIGTAWFSAATAPLARQAFAFEMELLSTVLRDQSINSVLGETFSARDHARLSQLLTDRAVTEDPTGPRTTTDQARHLALILTAWMTGLAQQAQLIPEALQEDDFVRSAAAAVTLLR; via the coding sequence ATGCGCCTGACCCGGGCCGAAACCCGTCAACGAAAGCGCGAGTCGTTGATCGATGCCGCGATCGCCGAGATAGCGGCCAAAGGCTACGCGGCGGCACGGTTGGACGACATCGCCGACCGCGTCGATGTGACGATCGGCTCGATCTACTCGATTTTCGGTAGCAAGCAACAACTGCTGGTGGCGGTAGTGGACCGGCTCGGCACCGAACTCATCTCCGCGACAGCCGATCTGGAGGATCCGGAGCTGTCCTTGGATCAGGTGCTACGCGGTATCGGCACCGCTTGGTTCAGCGCCGCCACCGCACCGTTGGCGCGCCAGGCTTTCGCGTTCGAAATGGAGCTTCTCAGTACGGTTTTGCGTGATCAGTCGATCAATTCCGTACTGGGCGAGACATTCAGCGCGCGCGACCATGCACGCTTGTCGCAGCTGCTGACCGACCGTGCGGTCACCGAAGACCCCACCGGACCCCGCACAACCACCGACCAGGCGCGACATCTCGCCCTCATCTTGACGGCATGGATGACGGGGCTGGCACAACAGGCGCAACTCATCCCCGAAGCGCTCCAGGAGGACGATTTCGTCCGATCCGCGGCCGCGGCCGTCACACTGCTGCGATAG
- a CDS encoding M14 family zinc carboxypeptidase, whose product MKWNREAGIPMNRRRLFGLGAMVAVAGCSRLDVGNDDAARAGTGEIAEIVGPVAPISAFPTAEEMNTFVDRLAADHPGRVVVTEIGRSRGGEPIRNVRIGSGPRPILVLGSPHSNEPIGLATTRHLLGRLAADESLTAALGATWNFVPLVDPDATRLGEGWFGGPFTRTNVARHFYRPPSDLQAEWTFPMNWRGAAIGRPLPETHALMTLIDSTRPALVASLHNADFNGGFAYVSGGDSDYWSSLTSHITGNGLPLYRGEPDAPGAKSLAEGIFRMPSFDQMCGAIAAGGENPLALSGGSSGHYAGQYGAAYLVSELPLWTDPRLADHTASEMSVAELNRACAASAQEIADTATDVLARAGGLLSRTNPFQALVEASIPAARATAAAKRAARALERQATRSEVATELYGWSATLRLRIAGPLARLLREEASRSGSSELHAESARFDAVFDRWCAEIERDAPGELVPLNRLVAIQASSVLTAVTRLRDQRPV is encoded by the coding sequence ATGAAATGGAATCGAGAGGCCGGTATCCCGATGAACCGTCGACGGTTGTTCGGGCTCGGCGCGATGGTTGCCGTCGCCGGTTGCTCCCGCCTCGATGTGGGCAACGATGACGCAGCCCGGGCAGGAACCGGCGAGATCGCCGAGATCGTCGGGCCGGTAGCGCCGATCTCGGCATTTCCGACGGCCGAGGAGATGAACACCTTCGTCGATCGGCTGGCCGCGGACCATCCCGGCCGAGTCGTTGTCACCGAGATCGGCCGCTCCCGGGGCGGCGAGCCGATTCGCAACGTGCGCATCGGGTCCGGGCCGCGCCCGATACTCGTGCTCGGTAGCCCACACTCGAATGAGCCGATCGGCTTGGCCACCACCCGTCATCTGCTGGGCCGATTGGCTGCCGACGAGTCGCTGACGGCTGCGCTGGGAGCTACCTGGAATTTCGTCCCGCTGGTGGATCCGGACGCCACGCGGCTGGGTGAAGGCTGGTTCGGCGGCCCGTTCACGCGCACCAACGTGGCGCGTCACTTCTATCGGCCGCCTTCCGATCTGCAAGCCGAGTGGACCTTCCCGATGAACTGGCGGGGCGCCGCGATCGGCCGGCCGTTGCCGGAGACGCATGCACTGATGACGCTGATCGACTCCACTCGCCCCGCCCTGGTGGCTTCGCTGCACAACGCGGACTTCAACGGCGGATTCGCCTATGTCAGCGGCGGCGACAGTGACTACTGGAGCTCACTTACCAGTCACATCACCGGCAACGGATTGCCGCTGTACCGAGGCGAACCCGACGCTCCCGGTGCGAAGTCGCTGGCCGAAGGCATCTTTCGGATGCCGAGCTTCGACCAGATGTGCGGCGCGATCGCGGCCGGCGGCGAGAATCCGCTTGCACTGTCCGGCGGCAGCAGCGGCCACTACGCCGGACAGTACGGTGCCGCGTACCTGGTCAGCGAATTGCCGCTGTGGACCGACCCACGCCTGGCCGACCACACCGCCTCCGAGATGTCCGTGGCCGAATTGAATCGCGCATGCGCGGCATCAGCCCAGGAAATCGCCGACACCGCAACCGATGTGCTTGCGCGGGCGGGCGGCCTGCTGAGCCGGACCAATCCCTTCCAGGCACTGGTCGAAGCATCCATCCCCGCAGCACGAGCCACGGCCGCGGCCAAGCGTGCCGCCCGCGCGCTCGAGCGACAAGCCACGCGATCCGAGGTTGCGACCGAGCTGTACGGCTGGTCGGCCACGCTGCGACTACGCATCGCCGGCCCGCTCGCTCGGCTGCTGCGTGAGGAGGCGAGCCGCAGTGGATCGTCCGAACTCCACGCCGAGAGCGCGCGTTTCGACGCGGTCTTCGATCGATGGTGCGCTGAGATCGAACGCGATGCACCCGGGGAGTTGGTTCCGCTGAATCGACTGGTCGCAATACAGGCATCGTCTGTCCTCACGGCGGTGACCCGGTTGCGCGATCAACGGCCGGTGTAG
- a CDS encoding DUF4153 domain-containing protein gives MRVPLPRGTLLATVIAGIAAAVFIPLDRPGIGWGLAGLAAAGAVYTVDRRARRTHDVPSPAPGEDESRSATPKDDCASTLKQETPSRWKGVVWWTAITLGLLAVGVFRAAEWLFVLCPLGAAVTASLAVVRRSASGLLYDVIAVPLSAFESVPWLYRGIQRLPVRKSSSAQRVGWSVLATVLLLAVFIPLLAGADAVFAQLIESVTPQFDGASGARWVFVFTVAALAVAGALYLLAAPPLAAGESNSVAARLIRKHWSRLEWALPLGALTVLFTVFVATQLAVLFGGNGYVQRTAELTYAEYARSGFWQLSIVSMLTLAVIAAVQAWAAQESAVDRRWLRILVSAVSVLTLVIVASALHRMWTYQQAYGFTVLRLLVEVFELWIGFVYLLVLASLVKLRRDWVPRAAVGAAAATLLALAGVNPEGLIAERNIDRWLAGKTVTTTGGRQVKPDLDLDYLSGLSADALPAVERLPEPRRSQIAATIRADLEADTWQGWNWSRAAAR, from the coding sequence ATGCGCGTACCCCTGCCACGCGGCACACTGCTGGCCACGGTGATCGCGGGAATCGCTGCCGCGGTGTTCATTCCGCTCGATCGCCCGGGCATCGGCTGGGGCTTGGCCGGTTTGGCAGCCGCCGGCGCGGTGTACACGGTCGACCGCAGGGCTCGCCGCACGCACGATGTGCCGTCCCCCGCACCGGGTGAGGACGAATCACGCAGTGCAACACCAAAAGACGATTGCGCGTCCACGCTGAAGCAGGAGACGCCATCGCGCTGGAAGGGCGTGGTGTGGTGGACCGCGATCACGTTGGGGCTCTTGGCAGTCGGCGTTTTTCGCGCGGCGGAATGGCTGTTCGTTCTTTGCCCACTCGGCGCGGCGGTGACCGCATCGCTGGCGGTGGTCCGACGATCCGCCAGTGGGCTGCTGTACGACGTGATCGCGGTGCCGTTGTCGGCGTTCGAGTCGGTGCCGTGGTTGTACCGCGGGATCCAGCGGCTGCCGGTGCGCAAGTCCTCCTCGGCACAGCGGGTGGGGTGGTCGGTGCTGGCGACTGTGCTGCTGCTGGCAGTGTTCATACCGTTGCTGGCCGGTGCGGATGCGGTGTTCGCGCAGCTCATCGAGAGCGTGACTCCGCAGTTCGATGGTGCTTCCGGAGCGCGATGGGTCTTCGTCTTCACCGTCGCTGCGCTCGCTGTAGCGGGTGCGCTGTATCTGCTGGCGGCCCCGCCACTCGCGGCCGGGGAGTCGAATTCTGTTGCAGCCCGGTTGATCCGGAAGCACTGGTCGCGGCTGGAGTGGGCGCTGCCGCTGGGCGCTTTGACGGTGCTGTTCACGGTGTTCGTGGCCACGCAGCTGGCAGTACTCTTCGGTGGGAACGGATATGTGCAGCGCACCGCGGAGCTGACCTACGCGGAATACGCGCGCAGCGGGTTCTGGCAGCTGTCCATCGTCAGCATGCTCACCCTGGCCGTGATCGCGGCCGTACAAGCTTGGGCCGCACAGGAATCGGCGGTCGACCGCCGGTGGCTGCGAATCCTGGTCTCGGCGGTCAGCGTGCTCACGCTGGTGATCGTCGCCTCCGCCCTGCACCGCATGTGGACCTACCAGCAGGCATACGGATTCACCGTGCTGCGGCTGCTGGTCGAGGTTTTCGAACTGTGGATCGGTTTCGTCTACCTGCTGGTGCTGGCCAGCCTGGTGAAGCTGCGCCGCGACTGGGTGCCGCGCGCGGCGGTGGGTGCGGCCGCCGCAACCTTGCTCGCATTGGCTGGCGTGAACCCGGAAGGCCTTATCGCAGAACGCAATATCGATCGCTGGCTCGCAGGCAAGACCGTCACAACGACTGGCGGCCGTCAGGTCAAACCCGACCTCGATCTCGACTATCTGAGCGGACTGTCCGCCGACGCCCTGCCCGCCGTCGAGCGCTTGCCCGAACCCCGGCGTAGCCAGATCGCCGCCACGATCCGCGCCGACCTCGAAGCGGACACCTGGCAGGGCTGGAACTGGTCGCGCGCGGCCGCACGCTGA
- the zomB gene encoding flagellar motor control protein ZomB codes for MTILPDVVASEEITVRPAARWRPRPVFVGGIVLTAVLFAIGGWERRWIADDGLTVLRTVRNLLAGNGPVFNAGERVEVNTSTAWTYLIWFFSWLTHARLEYVVLGIALTLSVAAIVFAMVGAGLLWGGGKSQLLLPAGALVFIALPPARDYATSGLESSLVICWLAVLWWWLIRWSRAEKVSGGGLFGLVFFAGLAPLIRPEMTLVGALALLMVWCAPLPEIRMRPWVFRVVIVAVAGLVPVAYQIWRMGYYGLPYPNTAVAKDAGGSKWRQGFVYLWNFVGPYWLWVPLVMLAVAAALAMRSRSIRAVSPFGNNPKPALRERVHRFRRWLRTPSAVVVLMLGSGALLTVYEIRVGGDFMHGRMLLPQLFCALLPVMVLPLKSKAVQAGSRQAVLILLIAGTVTWALSAAGITAIESDSRISSSGIADERLYYIQATGRDHPIRAEDYLGYPRIRAMVRDVAASPDGGLLINSPSFTYWHVVPPPKPIPDGGAGHTVFYVNLGMISMNMPLDVRVIDPMGLAYPLAAHTFRFLDARIGHDKNLDSDWAVVDAGMVNRHPWLPWFLGEDWVTRIRTAMSCPETRDVLAATREPLTADRFRRNFQQSLEYAGYRIDRVPEFEIERCRLVDPIPPN; via the coding sequence CTGACGATCTTGCCCGATGTTGTTGCGAGCGAAGAGATCACGGTCCGCCCGGCGGCGCGGTGGCGGCCACGTCCTGTCTTTGTCGGCGGAATCGTGCTTACCGCAGTGCTTTTCGCGATCGGCGGGTGGGAGCGGCGTTGGATCGCTGACGATGGCTTGACCGTGTTGCGTACGGTGCGGAATCTGCTGGCGGGCAATGGGCCGGTGTTCAATGCCGGTGAGCGCGTGGAGGTCAACACCAGTACGGCGTGGACCTATCTCATCTGGTTCTTCAGTTGGCTGACGCATGCGCGGCTGGAGTATGTGGTGCTGGGTATCGCGCTGACGCTGTCGGTTGCGGCGATTGTTTTCGCGATGGTGGGCGCTGGCTTGCTGTGGGGTGGCGGCAAGTCTCAATTGCTGCTTCCCGCAGGCGCTTTGGTGTTCATCGCGCTTCCCCCGGCGCGCGACTATGCCACCTCGGGGCTGGAGTCCAGCCTGGTCATCTGCTGGCTGGCGGTGTTGTGGTGGTGGCTGATTCGCTGGAGTCGGGCCGAGAAAGTCAGTGGGGGCGGTCTTTTCGGTCTGGTCTTCTTTGCCGGACTGGCGCCGTTGATCCGGCCGGAGATGACGCTGGTCGGTGCGCTGGCGCTGCTCATGGTCTGGTGTGCGCCGCTGCCGGAGATTCGGATGCGGCCGTGGGTGTTCCGTGTCGTGATCGTGGCGGTAGCGGGCCTGGTGCCGGTTGCCTATCAGATCTGGCGCATGGGCTATTACGGTCTGCCGTACCCGAATACGGCGGTCGCCAAGGATGCGGGCGGGTCGAAGTGGCGGCAAGGGTTCGTTTACCTGTGGAATTTCGTTGGGCCGTACTGGCTTTGGGTCCCGCTCGTAATGCTCGCTGTTGCGGCGGCACTGGCGATGCGATCCCGGAGTATTCGTGCAGTCAGCCCGTTCGGCAACAATCCGAAACCCGCTCTCCGTGAACGCGTTCACCGATTCCGCAGATGGTTGCGGACTCCATCGGCGGTGGTCGTACTCATGCTCGGCAGCGGTGCCCTACTAACCGTCTACGAGATCCGCGTCGGCGGCGACTTCATGCACGGCCGCATGCTGCTGCCGCAGCTGTTCTGCGCGTTGCTACCGGTCATGGTGCTGCCGCTGAAATCCAAAGCCGTGCAGGCTGGCTCGCGCCAAGCAGTACTCATCCTTCTGATCGCCGGAACCGTGACCTGGGCGCTGAGTGCGGCGGGGATCACCGCCATCGAGTCCGACAGCAGGATCAGCTCCTCCGGCATCGCGGACGAGCGGCTGTACTACATCCAGGCCACCGGCCGCGATCATCCGATCCGCGCCGAGGACTACCTGGGTTACCCGCGCATTCGCGCCATGGTCCGCGATGTCGCCGCCAGCCCGGACGGTGGCCTGCTCATCAATTCGCCGTCCTTCACCTACTGGCATGTCGTCCCGCCGCCGAAACCGATCCCGGACGGCGGTGCCGGGCACACGGTGTTCTACGTGAACCTCGGCATGATCAGCATGAACATGCCCCTCGATGTCCGGGTCATCGATCCGATGGGTCTGGCGTATCCGCTTGCCGCACATACTTTCCGGTTCCTGGACGCGCGGATCGGCCACGACAAGAACCTCGACTCCGACTGGGCGGTCGTGGACGCCGGAATGGTGAATCGGCATCCCTGGCTGCCTTGGTTCCTCGGCGAGGACTGGGTGACCCGGATCCGGACCGCCATGAGCTGCCCGGAAACTCGGGATGTGCTGGCCGCCACCCGGGAGCCGCTCACCGCCGACCGGTTCCGGCGCAACTTCCAGCAGTCACTGGAGTACGCCGGCTACCGGATCGATCGGGTGCCGGAGTTCGAGATCGAGCGGTGCCGACTGGTCGACCCCATCCCGCCGAACTAG
- a CDS encoding DUF4188 domain-containing protein yields the protein MRTTDFSKAPPQGQASAMFIGATRYRGPRSILTLTRTWVRLVRDMRRMRGYRWHKVYYEFPFTLGTIAFFDDRDALLTFARSKQHRKLMVWVTDETKNATGGFIRLYYADPAGYSNGIWRAEGNQMAHIPTFTPLSTERTGPPVVRR from the coding sequence ATGAGAACCACCGATTTCAGCAAGGCCCCGCCGCAGGGGCAGGCGTCGGCGATGTTCATTGGCGCCACCCGCTACCGCGGCCCGCGCTCGATCCTCACGCTGACCCGCACCTGGGTCCGGCTGGTGCGCGATATGCGGCGCATGCGCGGATACCGCTGGCACAAGGTCTATTACGAGTTCCCATTTACCCTGGGCACGATCGCCTTCTTCGACGACCGCGACGCTCTGCTCACCTTCGCGCGCAGCAAGCAGCATCGCAAGCTGATGGTCTGGGTGACCGACGAGACGAAGAACGCCACCGGCGGCTTCATCCGGCTGTACTACGCCGATCCGGCGGGCTACAGCAACGGCATCTGGCGCGCCGAGGGCAATCAGATGGCGCACATCCCGACCTTCACGCCGCTGTCCACGGAGCGGACGGGCCCGCCGGTGGTGCGGCGATGA